The stretch of DNA CAGTTGGTTTTTCATTTTTTTCAGCTATACGTAATGCAATAAATCCTGCATCTACCCCAAGATCATACTGCTTTACTCCATAAGAAAGCGCTGCCCCCTTATCCCCCGAATTAAGATCTGATGCATAGAGTGTAACTCCATAACGATTACATAAAGTAATAAGGCTATCGATACCAGAAACTGTTGTATGATCGGTAAATATAAGAACGGTATCAATGTTTTGTAGGAATGGTTGCACTTTTGCTTGAATTTCATTGATGTGAAAAACTTTAGCATAATGGATGGTAATATTTTTTTTGTCAGCAACTTGCTTTACGCGTTGCGCCCATACTTCATGTATTCCTGATTTAATTATAGGATCATACACAAGAAGAATATTTTTCGTATATGGTTTTACTTGTAACAGTTTATTGAATTGTTTTTCATAGCTTGGTACTTCTTCTACCCCCGTAACATTATTACCAGAAGATGTACGCGATGCAATTATGCCCAGAGCAACAGGATCTGACACGGCGGTAAAAACAACAGGAGTTGTTATACTTTTTTTTGTTGTTAGTTCATGAATGGTACGTGTTGGATCAGTTCCTATTGTCATAATCAAATCATAGTTGCGATGAATAATTTCTTCAGCCTGTGCACGTAATAATGTTGTATTCCCGTTCGCATTATAGCGCTCAAAAGTATACTGCTGTGAGCTATTGTTTTGTATTGTTTGCATAAATCCTTGTACAATTTCATCCATAGCTGGATGTGATGCTGGTTCAAAAATAGCAATACGATAAGATTGACCAATTTGCTTTTTTGATTGTTGCTTAAATAAATAATACATAACAAAAGTGATTGATATAGCAAATATTGCAATGCAAGTTAATGTAAATTTATTCATTTTTTTCCTTTTGATATGTTTATTTTGTAAAGTTTTTAGTTAATGGAAAAATCAACTTTCATTCCTATAAGATTGGTATTAAATGCTAAAAATAAACATAGTTTTATAAAAAACATTATAAAATTCCTTTATCAAAAAAAAGTCAGCAAAAAATGTTTATAAGTCGACAGTAAAATAAATAAGAGATAAAAAGATATTAGCGCTAAGAGCACCAAAGAAAGTGAGTAATTGTAGGTAAAGAAATAGAAGGAATTGGCAATAAGAAGGTATGATGTTGCATAACATTCCTCTTAAAATGAGAGATTTAACAATTTATATTATCGTTTACAATACCATTATATTTGCTATGAGTCAATCAAAGAGCTATTAATAAACGGTTTATAGGCGCTTTTCTGTTTTGAAAAAATATCGAAAATGATAAACTAAAAACGGTTAACTTTAAACAGGATTACTCCTTACAT from Candidatus Babeliales bacterium encodes:
- a CDS encoding ABC transporter substrate-binding protein, whose protein sequence is MNKFTLTCIAIFAISITFVMYYLFKQQSKKQIGQSYRIAIFEPASHPAMDEIVQGFMQTIQNNSSQQYTFERYNANGNTTLLRAQAEEIIHRNYDLIMTIGTDPTRTIHELTTKKSITTPVVFTAVSDPVALGIIASRTSSGNNVTGVEEVPSYEKQFNKLLQVKPYTKNILLVYDPIIKSGIHEVWAQRVKQVADKKNITIHYAKVFHINEIQAKVQPFLQNIDTVLIFTDHTTVSGIDSLITLCNRYGVTLYASDLNSGDKGAALSYGVKQYDLGVDAGFIALRIAEKNEKPTDIPIVEPTAQRLKINTAVAHQQGLVLSDIQRNEIEKEGGIFV